The genome window TGATCGCCAGCAACGTTACAAGCAAAGTTAGCACCGCAAGAACGAAGAGCAGGAACTGTAGTGAGATCTTTCTGCTAAGCTTTCTCATTTACTTTCTCCGCTCTATTCTCTGAATGCGATCGTCTAACTACATCATTAGTCAACGTTGAACTCCCATTTGAAGGTTGCTCTACTTCCGTTCAGAACAACCGAATAGTAAACTGACGTATCGAGATAACTCGAAAGAGCAACTACTAGTCTATTTGAATCTATCAGAATAAATGGATCATACCTTGTAGTTTGAACAAGGAACCCTTCCCCAATTACATAAAGATCTGCCCAAACCCCATCCACAGCTTCGCCACGTTTGCATTTCCCTGCCACAGTAACATTTAGAAAGGATACTTCCGAAGAGTTCTCCGGCAGCTCAAAAAACAAGAGCCCTACTAGATCATCGATCGGAATGCCCAGTTCCGAGACGGCTTCATAGGGAATTGCAGTAACGGTTGCGGAGCTGCCGCCTTCCATCTCAAAGCCCTTAGAATCCGCACTATGGCAGCTGTCCTTGAGGCTCTCAATCGTTTCGATATTCACAGCAAGACCAACCGCTACAAGAGCAATGAACAGAACCAAGAGAAGTCTCAAAACCTCACCTACCCTATCTGGCAAAGGAAGAACTGCCTTGGTGCCATTATAGTACGTGAAGGCTGGATATCGAAAAAACAGAAGCTCTCAAACCTGAGCATCGAAGTTGAGACTCGATTTGCTTTTCGGAATATTGCAGTTTCTTATTGCTAAAGCGCAAGCCTATTCTTTGGGGCCAATCAATGAATTGAGAAATCCAACAAGCTCTTCGATTCCCACTCCGCTTGCTTCCCTCTCAATAATCTCGGTGGGAGTAAGCGATAGCCCATAATACTCCCTGTTTGTTTCGGTGTCCTGGCGTACAATCGAACCGCCCAGTGATACACCGGCGAAGATGCCGTTACTGACTGAATAAGAGTAAATGGCAGCTTCTAGTTTGTAATCAGTATCTGCAGAGAGGGTCTTGCCCGTGGGCCCGGCTGAAATTGAGGCGCTTCCGCCAAGGGTAACGTTATTGCTTAGAAAACCTTCAATGCCCTTCTCGTTCATAATGACAAGCACCAGACCGCTCTTTTGAACGCCGGCCTGAAATCCGTAGCTTATACCGTACAGCTTGAGAAACAACGGTCCATACCAGCGGCCATCTTCTCCTCTCTTGAGCAGAAAACCCTCTCCGAACTGCCCGCCGAATCCAAGCGCGGCTTTCACCATCTCAGGGTAAATCACTATTCCGCTAGACTTACTCATCAACTCAGCAAAAGATCCACTGTCTTCCGTTTCCGAAAGCTCTTGAAGAATACTTAGGGCATTTTGAATCCTTTCTTTGGGCAAGCTTGCTCCGAATGCCATTAAAGAAGCCATAAGAATCACCACCACGAAAAGCCTTTTCAGGTCAATCCCCTCCCGAAGTATCGAGTCTACTTCACTCTAAGAAAAACCTCCTGCCTTTCCTGACCGAAGGTTACGCTAGACAATCTAAACTCTCCTTTTGAGGATATTCTTGGAACATCGGCGTTGTTGACAACAACGTTCTGATACTGGAAGTACGGCAAGTCCTGAACTATTGGGAAGAAACTTCCCTTCGAGTCGGTCACGCCATATAGAAATCGCAAGGCATCGAGTACCTCTGATTTGATCACTGCAACCGCAACGTAGCCTCCCTTAACTTCACTTTGAGGGAAGTCCTTTGAGAAGATCTCTCTCCCTTCTCCGTCGTAAACGGCAATAGTAAGCTGAGGCTTTCCTGAAACGTCTAGCTTGACCTTTCTGAAATCGATCTCACTCTCCTCAATTCCCGAAAGAGCAAGAATCTCTTCCCGAGAAAGCGATATTTGCTCTTCGGGCTGGACTGTCTTCTCTCCGCAAGAGGATACAAGAAGCATCGTCAGTGAAGTTAAGATTAGAAAGGTGACAATTAGACTTTTGCGTATAGTTTTCTTCATACTACCTCCCTCATCTTATCAGAACAGTCGGTGATCAAAAAGTCGCAGACTTCCCTGACCTTGAGGCGCAAATTCTGATCGTTCAGCGTCCAGAGTGAAATTTTTGTTCCGCCTTCACGTACCTTCCGCAACATAGAGAGGCCCTTTTCCAATCCCAAATATTCGAAGAGATCCTTGTTGAGATTTACTGAGTAGGGCTTGTACTTCTTTATGACGCCCGCCAGATACTCTTCGCCGCCGACTTGGCGGATCTCTTTATCTATTATAGGTGCAATCATTGGATTGCCGAAGAACTCCTCGGTGAATGCAAGCAAACAATCATGATGAAAAGAGGAGAACATTGTTCTCTCAACCGCATCAAACCTCTTGATAATCTTTATTACTTGAGGGACGGCTTCAACGGCCTTGATTTCGACATCAATAAATGTCTCTTCGGGGAGCTCTTTGTAAACCGTTTCGAGAGTAGTTAGAGAATCAAATCCAATCAGGTCCATCTTGTCCAGTTCGTCGAGTGTCGTTTCAGATAGCTTGACATCCAATCCCAGAGTTCTCTTGAGATCGGGATCGTGATTCAAGATCACTGCGCCGTCCTTCGTAAGCCTTACGTCGAGCTCAATGCCATGTGCGCCAAAGGACAGACCCTCCTCAAAAGACTTCAGCGTATTCTCGTATCTGCCCTTCCCCATACCCCTATGAGCTAAAACCAACATCAGAATCGCCTCCAAAAACGGCATATAGCGTTGCTGAATTCATTCTACTTTGTTAGCCCAACTCAGTCAAGGCATTCGAAGGCAAGAACACGCCAGTCTGCTGACGCAGGTGAAGACGCACGTAAGCTTTGAAAAGACGTCCTTCGAAAGATCAGTTGCAAGTTGTCAGTTCCAAGTTGCAGGCATAAGAGCCGCTGTGCGCTTAAAAGCGGTGAACCCGCTGGTCGCTGATGAAAAACACCGTTGCCCGTCAACGGTCCGCCGTCCTTGAGATGGAGCAGTTGCAAGTTCTCAGTTCCGAGTTGCAAGCCCTAAAGTAAAGAAAAAGTCAAATCCCGTCATTCTCGTGTATTGTCATAAGAGAGGAAGTAGAGAGTATAGAATGAGGGTAGAGGGAGTAGCCAGTCGTCATCCTTAGGCTTAGAGCCTGTATGCCAGGTTGGGCACCCTTCTTAACACGATTGAGAGTAATGGTCGAAAAGACCGCACCTTGTACGAGGTTGTGAAAGGAGGAACCCTCATGTTGTATGTAGGAGTGGACATATCCAGTGAAAGTTTTGACGTTTGTTTCTATTTACCTGAGAAGAAGAAAATGAAAAGCATGAAGTACAAACAAGACAGGGAAGGTTTTAGGGAATTTCTAAAGAAGCTAAATACTTACAAGGGCGAGAAACAAGTCGGAATGGAAGCGACGGGTTCGTATCATAGCAACTTGTACGGATTTCTTAGGAGCAAAGGGATAGACGTACAGCTTCTCGATCCGTATACCCTTAGCAAATTCATGAAGGCTATGAGCAGGTCAAAGACAGACAAGAAAGATGCAAAAAGCATAGCAGTTGCAATGTACAGGATATTCGATCTGCTGAGCGTTTCTCAAGTACCAGAGGAAGAGATGTCAGCATTCAGGGACTTAGTTAGGATGAGAAGCACTGTAGTAGCAAACTGTTCTGATCTTCAAAGGAAACTGAAGAGCAAATTGAAGATTCACATGCCTGAACTTCTTAAGACCTTCAGATCAATTAGTTCACCTGTGCTGTTGCATTTGTTGAGTGTTTATCCATCCAGGGAAGAGATACTTGCCAATGAGGAAGATGCAGTCAAATTGCTCAGCTCTCACAGAAACTGGAGTGAAGAGAAAGCGAGAGAGGTTATCGATTCACTCAAAGACTCAATAGGCAAGCCAGATACCTTTGGAACCTACTCAACTATTACCAGCATATTCATAACTGAAATAAAGCTTCTCAAAGAACACGTAGAAGCCCTGGATGAGGAAATTAAGAAGTTTCTTCAGAAGTTCCCTGACAATCCCCTAAGAACCATACCGGGTATTGCTGAAATCACAGAAGCCGAAATCGTATCTGAAGTAGGCGAAATAAACAGATTCTCTTCCGGGAAAGCCTTTGTATCGTATATAGGCCTTGATCCTGTTATTAAGCAGAGTGGTAATATGACTCGCGGCCTTTCAATCTCCAAGAAGGGTAACAAACATCTACGAAAAACCTTCTACCAGTTAGCTAAAAACTTGATCAAAAACACTGAAAAGTACAAGAACAAATACGAGAAGATGATAGAGAGGGGGGTGAAAAAGAAAGTGGCCCTTGTAGCAATTGCAAGAGCTGCAGCTGAAATGGTCTACCAACTTTTGAAAAACAACGTTCCATTTGACCTTTCACTCTCATAATTCTCCTAATTCTATACTTGACAACTTAGAGTAGCTGATAAAGCTTCAGGTCAAAATCTCGATCTTCACGTGAACGCAACGGCTCCTTTGCCCGCGAAGTAGAACTGGCTTTGCCAAATCGGTTTGGCATTCTTGTAGTTTTTCTCGCCACAGCTTGCAGTGACTGGCTTTTGAAGATCCGCTATACGCTGAAAGATCAGTTGCAAGTTGTGAGTTCTAAGTTGCAAAACTTAGAAGAAGCCTACGTCAGCAGACTGACTTCCCTCTCTCTCTTCTCTCGTGAGCGTAGCGAACCTCTCTATGCTCTCTTTCTCGATTGTTTTTGTTTTGCCCGCGAAGTAGAACTGGCTTTGCCAAATCGGTTTGGCATTCTTGTAGTTTTTCTCGCCACAGCTTGCAGTGACTGGCTTTTGAAGATCCGCTATACGCTGAAAGATCAGTTGTAAGTTGTGAGTTCTAAGTTATAAGCCAGGGGTTGAACGAAAACATCGCATTTCGTCATTCCGACAAAGCTACTGGTCGGAATCCTGATGCTCTTGCTTCATTGCCCTAACCAAAAACGAAGAACAGATACTCGCACTCTAGGTCATCCTGACAAGCTCTTGGTAAGGATCTCCGTGAATAATAGTAAAGAATCCAAGAATCGGTTAATCCCCACTTTTGCCATTGAAGATGAAGAAAGAGATCCCGTGCACATGCATCACGGGATGACCCTGAATAGTAGTCCAAAAAAAGAGCCCCCAAACAGGAGCCCCAAACAAGAGCATTTTAGGGCAGGCTTACGGGTTATGAAGTAAGGAGTTTGTACGAGTGACATGGAGTGATAGCCTTCTCTAGCATCGCGTCATTCTGAGGTGATCCTGCTCAGAATCTCGCTCTTCTCGTGATTGAGCGAACTCTCGATAATGCTCTTTCTCGCTTGATGTTATCCAAGGACTGGTCCATGATCCGGGACGTGCAACGAAGGACGGTTCTTAAGAGGTTCTGAAACAAGTTCAGCATGACGCATTGTTAGATTCTCTGAACGATCGCGATCTTCCTACATCTATTCTCAAACCTCTGACCCCGGCCTTTGCTCACAACTCACAACTTGCAACTTGGAACTGATATTTTGCTTTTTCCAACCACACCGCTACCCGCAACCACGGTCTTACCCTCATTCATCCTTATTCGGCAGCACTTTTGCCAGGTTCGGGATAATGCCGATGGAAACCTTCTCTCCCTCGGGATAAATTTTCTTTTCGGCGGGGTTGTCTATCTGCACCAGGAGTTCTCCGTGCTCGGTTGCCACATATGATTCGAGGCTTCCACCGAGATATATGTTTGTCGTTACCTGGCCTTCAATCATTCCCTCTCCGGGATCAACGAGTTTGAGAGACTCGGGTCTGGCCATAATCACGGCGGCTTCTCCAGGTGATAATTCCGGCGAGAACTTGCCAACCTCCACTGTTTTGTCTTCAAACTTTGCTTTGCAGGTTCCATTCATCTCGAGAACCTCCACCGGTAAGAAGGCTACTTTTCCTACAAACCCCGCAACGAACTTTGAGTTTGGATCCTCGTAGAGCACGTTCGGTGAGCCTATCTGCCTTATGAAACCGTTCTTCATCACGATTATCCTGTCCGAGAGACTCATTGCCTCGACCCTGTCGTGAGTCACGTATATCGTGGTGATTCCAAGCGTCTTCTGAATCCGCTTTATCTCGACTCGCATCTGTTCCCTCAACAGGGCGTCTAGATTTGAAAGAGGCTCGTCTAGAAGCAGTACGGAAGGCTCCACGATCAGGCTTCTCGCAAGGGCGACACGCTGCTGTTGGCCGCCGGAGAGTTTCGAAGGAGCCCTCTGGGCCAGATCCTTCAAGCCGACCAGATCGAGAGTGCCCATTACTTTGTCCTTTATTTGCTTTGTGGGAAGCTTTCTCAGTTTCAGGCCGTAAGCAACGTTGTCAAAGACGTTCATGTGCGGAAAAAGCCCGTAACTCTGAAATACTGTAGCAGTATCTCTTTTGTTGGGCGGCAGAAACGTGATGTCTTCATTCCCCAGAAAGATCTTTCCCTTTGTGGGCAGTTCGAATCCACCGATCATCCTGAGCGTCGTCGTCTTCCCGCAACCAGAAGGACCCAGCAGAGTGATTAATTCACCGGGTTCTATATCGAAGTTGGCATTGTTAACGGCTATAACATCTGCCTTCCCTTTGACATCTTTGAAGACCTTGGTGACGTTTTCGATCCTAACTGAGACAGAAGTCTTTGACATCCAACCACCTCGCAAACCAATTATCAGTTTAGAGTTACGTTCTTTTCCATGTACTCGTTCTTTCGCACAAGAAGTCTCATCAGTCCGAACGCTCCGAAGACGATGATAATCAATACGGTGGAAAGAACGCTAGCCAGTCCGAATCTTATCGATTCTGAGAAGTTATATATGAGAACCGTCATGTGGTACCACTTAGCGGATATCAGGAATATGATCGCACTGACGGCAGTCATTGATCGGACAAAAGTGTATGACATCCCGGAAATGAATGCCGGACGTATCAGAGGCAAGACGATCGTCCTGAAGACCGTAGTCGAATCCGCGCCAAGATCTTGCGCGGCCTCCTCTATAGCGGGATCTATCTGCCTGAGAGTGGCCACTCCTCCTTCGACACCGACGGGCAGCTCCCTTATTATGTAGTTGATAACGATAATTGCCCCAGTTCCAACTAGAATCAACGGGGGTTTGTTGAAGGCAAGCACATATGAGATACCGATCAGCGTCCCCGGTATGGCGAACGGTGCGAGAATCAACCCCTCAAGAACCCTCTTCCCCACAAACTTCTTCCTGACGATTACCAGCGCAGCCATCATCGCTATCAGTCCGGCGAATGGTGTGGCAATTGCCGACAGGGTGAAGGTGTCTACAATCGCGTCCCTTCCTCTCTGCAGCGCTTCCGTTATGTTCTTCAGAGTGAAAGAGTAGTCTATACCCCAGTTGGCTACGAAGCAGCCGGCCACTATCGTTCCATACAGTCCGAGGATAAAGACGATGATGAGAACGATAAACGTTATGAGACCGAATTTTACAGGCTTTGAAACTAGATCGCTCAGTCTCGAAGAGGGCTTTCCAGTTACGGTCACATATGACTTCCTGCTTACCCAGAATCTTTGAACCAGGAAGGCCGTCAGTGTCGGCATGAGAAGGAGAATAGAAAGAGCAGCTCCGTGACCCAGTCTATTTCTTCCTGTGACTTCAATGTATGCCTCTACCGAGAGCACCCTGTAAGATCCCGCCAGGAGCAGTGGGTTTGCAAAGTCAGCGAGGGAGTTGGTGAAAACGAGCAGCCAGGAACTGAGAACACCGGGAATAGCCAAAGGGAAGGTGACCTTCGAGAAGGTCTTCCATCTGCTACCATTAAGGTCGAGAGAAGCCTCCTCAAGTGTAGAGTCGATTGCCTGTAGAACTCCCGAAAGAGTGAGGAAGGCAATCGGGAACATGCCGATAGTCTGTACGGCTGTAAGGCCGCCAAGTCCGTATATGGTAAAGTCTTTCAGTCCGAGTATTTGCTTTGTTATCAGTCCGTTGCTTCCAAAGAGCAAAATCAGTGACAAAGACAGGGAAAATGGCGGAGAGATTACGGGCAGAAGCCCCATAGTGCTCAGGAACTTCTTTCCTCTTATGGCCGTTCTGTTTATGACAAAAGCGAAGATGAACCCGATGATCGTGGAGAATGTAGCCGTGAGGATGCCAAGTCTTACGCTCCCCCATAGCGCACTAAGATACTGTCTGGAAGAGAGAATTGTGACCCAAGTACGCATCGAGAATTTGCCATCGGCCAGAAAGGTCAATCTAATGGCTTCAAACAGAGGATAGGCTACGAATACTCCGACCATCAAGAAAAGACCGAGAATAACATATCCCATCACGGGATCTCTGAAGAATTTCGAGATGAAATAAATGATAACGAAGACAGCGAATGCGGCTATCATAAATAAGTTTAGTAGATTTGCGTAATTCTCCCCGGCCTCTGCAGACATCAGAAATAGCAGAAAGCCCGTCATGTCGTAACGAGTTTCGTCTATCAGTGGTGCAAACACCAGCGTAACACTCTTTCCTTCGAATGAATACTTGAGGGAAGAGTAGTAGTTCTCAAGATAGTAGACGCTTTCAAACCCCTTGGCGAAGTCCTCAGAACTGTAATTCAATTCATAGAAGCTTCTCAGTTGTTCGTTCGGGGCGAAGACCTGCAGTTCATCCCAGCCGGGTACTCCGTGAACATAGATTATTTCCGCTTCGTCGAACTCCTTGTTTACTGCAGTAATCCAGTCCTCGGCAAGTTCCCTGTCTCTTGGTGCCGATTCGGCAAGAACCGTAACCAGCTGCCTTTGGTTGTCTCTAACAACCTTAAAGAAAGAGTCTTTCAATGTATCGAAGATCCAGAAAAGGGCGACAAAGACTAAAACACTAATCAACGCGAACGATAAGAGTTTTCTCCAGGAATACAATCCGATCACACCCCAAGAGTAACCTTGATTGGTGAAGCCAAAGTGAAGAAGAGCAGGAGACTAGCTCCTGCTCTGATCAACCAATTATTCTACCCCGCCGCCTATTTCTTCCGTCCAGCGATCGAGCAGTCTTTCTTTGTTCTCAGCATCCCAGACATAATTCTGGTGAACTGTCTTGATTTCTTCCATGCTGAAAGAGAGCGGATGCTTCGGAGCGATCCTTGAAACTGGTATAACGTACCAGCCTGCAATGATTGCCTGTGCCTCTTCGGTCAGTATCCAGTCATACAGCTTCTTGGCATTGACAGGATCCGGTCCGCCCTTGATCAAAGACATCGAAGCGATCTCGAAGCCTGTACCTTCTTCGGGAACGGTTATAGTAATGTCGGCACCTTCTGCCTTCAGCTTGACCATGTCATGGGCGTAACCTATTGCGAAGGGTATCTCTCCAATTGCAACGCTCTTTCCGCCTGCCGAACCGGACCTTGTGTACATCTCGATGCTTCTGTCTAGTTTCTTCAGATAGAGGAAGGCTAGATCCTCGTCCCCTCCGAAAAGAGAAATCATACAGGTGATGAGATTGTAGGCAGTTCCCGAAGTATTCGGGTTTGCAACCCTTACGAGATTCTCATACTTGGAATCGAGTATGTCGAACCAGCCCTTCGGTGGTTCAAGTCCTAGCTCAGCTGCACGACCATTGTGAGTGGCGAATGCCAGAGGTCCAAGGTAGAGACCTATCCAGTAGCCTTCGGGATCCTTGTATTGCTCGGGAGTATTTGCGGCCGCTCTGGAGAAATAAGGAGTTGTAAGACCCTTCAGCTTTGCACTGATATGATTCAGTCCCACTCCTCCAACCCATATCGAGGCCTGCGGATTCAGCTTTTCAGCCTCCATCCTTGCTTCGGCCTCTCCACCGGAGAGCCTCACCCAGTCAACCCTGATACCGGTGACTTCTTCATATTTGTCGAAAAGTTCTTTTGCCGCAAGCTCTTCAAGAGTTGTGTAAACAGTGAAAGAATCAGCGGCGAGAAGGGTTACGGAAAAGGCAACACAGATGACAGTAATCAAAACCAGAAATCTTCTCATTCAAAGAAACCTCCTTGAAAGATGTGTGATTTTGGAGAACAGTTGTCATTGTTGCGTTAGATGATGAGAACCAGAATGCTACGACTAACAAAAATTATATCATCGTATGAGTTTGAAATTGCGACGGGGGAAACCTGTACAGATATCTTTTTCGTGTTTGAGAATACATAATGGTTGTCCGTCATCGGTTCCACCGTCCTGCGGAAAGGATCCGCTGATAGCTGCTCAAAACAACGTTGTCCGTCAACGGTCCACCGTCCTCGAAATGGAGCAGTTGCAAGTTCTCAGTTCCGAGTTGCAAGCTGAATAAGAACCGGTTATCCGTTCTCGGTTCACCGTTCTCCGACAAGTGCAAGACCAGTTACAAGTGCCAAGATGCAACTTGCAAGCTCTAAAGTGAAGAAACGTCAAATGCTGTCATTCCGACAAAGCTCCTGGTCGGAATCTTGATGCTGCTGCTTCACG of Mesotoga sp. Brook.08.105.5.1 contains these proteins:
- a CDS encoding lipid-binding SYLF domain-containing protein codes for the protein MASLMAFGASLPKERIQNALSILQELSETEDSGSFAELMSKSSGIVIYPEMVKAALGFGGQFGEGFLLKRGEDGRWYGPLFLKLYGISYGFQAGVQKSGLVLVIMNEKGIEGFLSNNVTLGGSASISAGPTGKTLSADTDYKLEAAIYSYSVSNGIFAGVSLGGSIVRQDTETNREYYGLSLTPTEIIEREASGVGIEELVGFLNSLIGPKE
- a CDS encoding glycerophosphodiester phosphodiesterase family protein; amino-acid sequence: MLVLAHRGMGKGRYENTLKSFEEGLSFGAHGIELDVRLTKDGAVILNHDPDLKRTLGLDVKLSETTLDELDKMDLIGFDSLTTLETVYKELPEETFIDVEIKAVEAVPQVIKIIKRFDAVERTMFSSFHHDCLLAFTEEFFGNPMIAPIIDKEIRQVGGEEYLAGVIKKYKPYSVNLNKDLFEYLGLEKGLSMLRKVREGGTKISLWTLNDQNLRLKVREVCDFLITDCSDKMREVV
- a CDS encoding IS110 family transposase, whose amino-acid sequence is MLYVGVDISSESFDVCFYLPEKKKMKSMKYKQDREGFREFLKKLNTYKGEKQVGMEATGSYHSNLYGFLRSKGIDVQLLDPYTLSKFMKAMSRSKTDKKDAKSIAVAMYRIFDLLSVSQVPEEEMSAFRDLVRMRSTVVANCSDLQRKLKSKLKIHMPELLKTFRSISSPVLLHLLSVYPSREEILANEEDAVKLLSSHRNWSEEKAREVIDSLKDSIGKPDTFGTYSTITSIFITEIKLLKEHVEALDEEIKKFLQKFPDNPLRTIPGIAEITEAEIVSEVGEINRFSSGKAFVSYIGLDPVIKQSGNMTRGLSISKKGNKHLRKTFYQLAKNLIKNTEKYKNKYEKMIERGVKKKVALVAIARAAAEMVYQLLKNNVPFDLSLS
- a CDS encoding ABC transporter ATP-binding protein, which gives rise to MSKTSVSVRIENVTKVFKDVKGKADVIAVNNANFDIEPGELITLLGPSGCGKTTTLRMIGGFELPTKGKIFLGNEDITFLPPNKRDTATVFQSYGLFPHMNVFDNVAYGLKLRKLPTKQIKDKVMGTLDLVGLKDLAQRAPSKLSGGQQQRVALARSLIVEPSVLLLDEPLSNLDALLREQMRVEIKRIQKTLGITTIYVTHDRVEAMSLSDRIIVMKNGFIRQIGSPNVLYEDPNSKFVAGFVGKVAFLPVEVLEMNGTCKAKFEDKTVEVGKFSPELSPGEAAVIMARPESLKLVDPGEGMIEGQVTTNIYLGGSLESYVATEHGELLVQIDNPAEKKIYPEGEKVSIGIIPNLAKVLPNKDE
- a CDS encoding iron ABC transporter permease; the encoded protein is MIGLYSWRKLLSFALISVLVFVALFWIFDTLKDSFFKVVRDNQRQLVTVLAESAPRDRELAEDWITAVNKEFDEAEIIYVHGVPGWDELQVFAPNEQLRSFYELNYSSEDFAKGFESVYYLENYYSSLKYSFEGKSVTLVFAPLIDETRYDMTGFLLFLMSAEAGENYANLLNLFMIAAFAVFVIIYFISKFFRDPVMGYVILGLFLMVGVFVAYPLFEAIRLTFLADGKFSMRTWVTILSSRQYLSALWGSVRLGILTATFSTIIGFIFAFVINRTAIRGKKFLSTMGLLPVISPPFSLSLSLILLFGSNGLITKQILGLKDFTIYGLGGLTAVQTIGMFPIAFLTLSGVLQAIDSTLEEASLDLNGSRWKTFSKVTFPLAIPGVLSSWLLVFTNSLADFANPLLLAGSYRVLSVEAYIEVTGRNRLGHGAALSILLLMPTLTAFLVQRFWVSRKSYVTVTGKPSSRLSDLVSKPVKFGLITFIVLIIVFILGLYGTIVAGCFVANWGIDYSFTLKNITEALQRGRDAIVDTFTLSAIATPFAGLIAMMAALVIVRKKFVGKRVLEGLILAPFAIPGTLIGISYVLAFNKPPLILVGTGAIIVINYIIRELPVGVEGGVATLRQIDPAIEEAAQDLGADSTTVFRTIVLPLIRPAFISGMSYTFVRSMTAVSAIIFLISAKWYHMTVLIYNFSESIRFGLASVLSTVLIIIVFGAFGLMRLLVRKNEYMEKNVTLN
- a CDS encoding ABC transporter substrate-binding protein, translating into MRRFLVLITVICVAFSVTLLAADSFTVYTTLEELAAKELFDKYEEVTGIRVDWVRLSGGEAEARMEAEKLNPQASIWVGGVGLNHISAKLKGLTTPYFSRAAANTPEQYKDPEGYWIGLYLGPLAFATHNGRAAELGLEPPKGWFDILDSKYENLVRVANPNTSGTAYNLITCMISLFGGDEDLAFLYLKKLDRSIEMYTRSGSAGGKSVAIGEIPFAIGYAHDMVKLKAEGADITITVPEEGTGFEIASMSLIKGGPDPVNAKKLYDWILTEEAQAIIAGWYVIPVSRIAPKHPLSFSMEEIKTVHQNYVWDAENKERLLDRWTEEIGGGVE